The sequence GCAGCGCTCGGGGATGCTCGCGCGAAGCAGACCTTCGAGCTCGGGGAAGTACCGAAGCAAAGGCTTCAAGTCACGGCTCTGGAGGTAGAACCGGTCGCGGTCGCGGAAGACGAGGGCGCGGAAGCCGTCCCATTTGGGCTCGAAGAGCCAGCCCTCTCCCTCGGGAAGCTCGGTGGCGAGCTTGGCGAGCATCGGCTCGATAGGGGGCTCGATCAGGAAGCGCGCGCTCCCGTCCGCGGGGGCCGTCAGGCAGGCCCCCCGCGGCGAGCGGCGATTCGTCCGTCAGCCGAGGTCCAACCCGCGTCGAGGGCTTGGCCCGGTTCGTCGACGTCGATCAGGAGGGGAGCGTGGTCGGAGGGAATCGGCTTGCCCTTTCTGGCCTCGCGGTCGATCTCCGTCCACAGCGTGCGATCAGCGAGGGGGCGCGTGACCAAGAGGTGGTCGATGCGCATTCCGAAGTTCTTCTGGAAGTTGCCCGCGCGGTAGTCCCACCACGTGTAGCGGCCGGCTTCGGAGCGGAGCTGCCGGTAGGCGTCGACCAAGCCCCAGCGGCAGAGGCGGGCGAACGCCTCGCGCTCCGGAAGGGAAACATGAGTCCCGCCGTGGCAGGCCCTGGGGTCCCAGACGTCCCGGTCGTCGGGGGCGATGTTGAAATCGCCGCCCAGCAAGAGCAGCTGGTCGGGGTCCGCCGCTTCTTGGAGCCAGCGGGCCAGCCTCTCGAACCAGACGAGCTTGGCCTCGTAGAAAGGCGAGCCGAGCGTCCTGCCGTTGGGCGCATATATGTTGACGACGCGGATGCCGCCGCAGTCGGCCGCGATCATGCGGGCCTCGGCCAGCGGGTCGTCGTCACCCGCGTCAGGAGTCTGGGCGGGGCGCAGGGGCTGGCCGAAGTTGGACACCACGCCCGTCATCCCGCTCCGGCTGGCGATGGCTACGCCGTTCCAGCGCCCCTGCCCGTGGTGGGCCAGCTCGTAGCCGGCGTCTCGGAACAGGTCGACCGGCGCCGCGGGGTCAGTGAGCTTCGTCTCCTGCATGAGGAGCACATCGGGGCGGGCGCGCTCGAGCCACCAGCGCACCTTATCCATGCGCGCCTTCAGGGAATTGACATTCCAAGTAGCGATCCGCAAAGCGCCTCCAGACTAACGCCGGTCCTGGCCCGTAGCCGGGGGCAGCCGAGGAGGCCTTGGCCCTCGGCGGGGGGCACCAATGAGCGGAACGTACGGAAGCTCTCGTTCCTCCTGCACGCAGCGCAGCATCAGGCCCCCGCGGCTCATGTCGCCCCGGCCCACGAAGTCCCGGGGAAAGAAGAGGCGGGGGCCGAGGACCGCGGTCAGCAGCTCAACGTACTTGGGCGAGGCGATGCTTCCGAGGAGGATGACCTCGGCCTCCGCCCAGCCGGGCGCCAGCGCTTGTAGATCGCGAAGGAGCGGGCGCCGGTAACGCCCCTCCTCGGCATCGACGGGAACGCGGCCGTAGCGCCGCAGGTCGGCCAGCCGCAGGGGAGACTCCGGGGGTCGGAGGCCGTCGCAGGAGGTGATCACGTGGATGCCGGCCAGGCCGCGGGGAGGCCTCGCAAAGGCGCGGGCGTAGGCCAGCTTGCCGC comes from Vicinamibacteria bacterium and encodes:
- a CDS encoding exodeoxyribonuclease III, coding for MRIATWNVNSLKARMDKVRWWLERARPDVLLMQETKLTDPAAPVDLFRDAGYELAHHGQGRWNGVAIASRSGMTGVVSNFGQPLRPAQTPDAGDDDPLAEARMIAADCGGIRVVNIYAPNGRTLGSPFYEAKLVWFERLARWLQEAADPDQLLLLGGDFNIAPDDRDVWDPRACHGGTHVSLPEREAFARLCRWGLVDAYRQLRSEAGRYTWWDYRAGNFQKNFGMRIDHLLVTRPLADRTLWTEIDREARKGKPIPSDHAPLLIDVDEPGQALDAGWTSADGRIAARRGGPA